GAATCAGGAGTCGTATTTAAAATACCCATGACTAATGGTTTTGAAAGAGTAATTAATTTTCCTCCGGCATTAATCGTGTAATTTTTATTAAAAAAACTATCTTTATCACCCATAACTTTTTGTTTAATTAAGTTTCAAAAGTAAATAAGAAATTGGCTACAAAAACTATATCACAATATAAAAAGGCAATAAAAAAATGCCAGGATATTTTTTTAAAGAAAACCCATGATTACGGGACATCCTGGCGGGTAATGCGATTAGCTTCACTTACGGATCAGATTTTTATTAAGGCCAAGCGAATTCAGACGATACAAGAGACCGGACAGCAAAAGGTTGAAGATGACATAGCCTCAGAGTTTATCGGAATCATTAATTATGGGATTATAGCGCTTATACAGTTAGATTTAAAAGATAAAGAAGTGAATGGAGAAAGTGGAATGCTGGAAGTTGGTGAAGCAAAAACCCTTTATGACAGCAAAGCTGAAAAAGCTATGCGTTTGATGGAAAATAAAAATCATGACTATGGCGAAGCGTGGCGGGATATGCGTATTGGCTCTTATGTAGATTTGATTTTAATGAAAATTATGCGCATTCGTCAGATTGAAGACCATGGTGGAAAAACCATTATTTCAGAGGGAATTGAGTCCCATTATGTTGATATAATAAACTATGCAGTTTTTGGATTGATAAAAATCGACGAGACAAACGAAAATAACTAAAACAATGCACGATACAAAAAAACGTTATTCAGCAAGATTTAAATTATGAAATTTTAAAAAAAATAAGATGAAGTGGATTGTACAATTTTTCAGATTCATTGTTGGGGGTCTGTTTATTTTTTCCGGTTTTATAAAAGCAGTTGACCCTTTAGGTACTGCCTATAAAATGGAAGAATATTTTGCTGTTTTCGGCATGGATTTTATGATTCCTCTGTCGCTGGCTTTTGCAATTTTTATGATTGTACTGGAGGTTGTCTTAGGTGTTGCCTTGCTCATAGGCTTTATGACAAAGTTCACCATCATTTTATTGTTATTGATAATTATCTTTTTTACATTTTTAACAGGTTACACTACTGTTACCGGCAATGTTACTGATTGCGGTTGTTTTGGCGATTTCCTGCCTTTAGAGCCCTGGCAGTCATTTTTAAAAGACATAGTTTTACTGATTTTTATAGCGGTTCTATATATCGGGCAGAAACACATAAAGCCTTTACTCCCTTCGGCGGCGTCCAATCCTTTAATGGGAATAGTGTTTATATTGTCTACTTTATACTGTTTTTCGAATTTTTATACTGATTTGCCTCAGTTCGATTTCAGACCTTATGCAGTAGGGAAAAACATCCCGGAGCAAATCCCGGAATACATGCCGGAAGATAAAAGGCCGGTCTACGAATTTATTTTCATTTATGAAAACCCGGAAACCGGAGAGAAAAAAGAGTTTGATATGGCTAACTTACCGGGGGCTCCCTGGGAGTATGTTGACAGAGTTGATAAGTTAGTGAGCGGTGAAGAAGGAAAAATAATTAATTTCAGAACGACTGATGAGTTTGGGAATGAAGTTAGAGAGGATTTGCTTTTTGATGAAAATTACAGCTTTATGGTTGTCGCATGGGATTTAAATAAAACCAGAAGCAGAGTTTTTGAAGAAAAAATTAATCCACTGGCTGAGAAAGCACAGGATGCCGGTTACCATTTTTATGCTTTGGCTTCAAACTCAAGAGAATCAATAGAAGAATTCAGGCATGAACATCAGGCAGCTTTCCCTTTTTATGAGGGAGACCCGATTTTTTTGAAAACAATTATTAGATCTAACCCCGGTTTATTAGTTTTGAAAAATGGAACCGTTAAAGGGAAATGGCACCATAGAAGAATACCTGATTTTGAGAAAATTCAACAGGAGTATTTAAAATAAAGATTTGCTAAATTATTTATTAAAAAGATTAGGTTACGGGATATTAGTACTTTTTGGAGTAGTAGTCATTGTGTTTTTTTTATTCAATGTATTACCGGTAGATCCTGCCCGTCTTACATTAGGTCAGCGCGCTGACGTTTCTTCCATTGAAGCCATCCGGAAGGAACATGGATTTGATAAGCCTTTGCCTGTTCAATTTTTGATGTATTTAGGCGATTTAATGCCTGTTTGGGTGCATGGCAGCAGTCCGGAAGAAAAAGAAAAATATGGTTACGCAGCATTGTTTCAGGTAGGAGGTGAAAAGGCTTTGGTGGTTAAATGGCCATATCTTCGAAGGAGCATACAAACCGGCAGGCCGGTATCTGAAATTTTAGCAGAAAAAATACCACCAACAATGATATTAGCCATAACAGCCATTTTACTGGCAAGTTTTGTGGGAATATTTTTAGGAATTATTGCAGCGATAAACCATAATAAATTTATAGATAATGCCGCGGTGACTTTGTCTATCATTGGTATATCTCAACCTTCCTATTTTTCAGGAATTATACTCGCCCTCTTGTTTGGCTTTCTTTGGCATGACTATACGGGGCTCAACCATGTTGGGTCATTGTTTGAATTAAATGATTATGGGGAGGATATAATCGTATGGAAAAACCTTATTCTGCCGGCAATTGCATTAGGAATAAGGCCTATAGCTATTATCACTCAGCTTACCCGAAGTTCAATGCTGGAAGTTTTATCTCAGGACTACATCAGAACAGCTAAGGCAAAGGGCTTGGCTTTTTCAAAAATACTTTACAAGCATTCCTTAAAAAACG
This genomic stretch from Chitinophagaceae bacterium harbors:
- a CDS encoding DUF1599 domain-containing protein codes for the protein MATKTISQYKKAIKKCQDIFLKKTHDYGTSWRVMRLASLTDQIFIKAKRIQTIQETGQQKVEDDIASEFIGIINYGIIALIQLDLKDKEVNGESGMLEVGEAKTLYDSKAEKAMRLMENKNHDYGEAWRDMRIGSYVDLILMKIMRIRQIEDHGGKTIISEGIESHYVDIINYAVFGLIKIDETNENN
- a CDS encoding DoxX family protein, whose protein sequence is MKWIVQFFRFIVGGLFIFSGFIKAVDPLGTAYKMEEYFAVFGMDFMIPLSLAFAIFMIVLEVVLGVALLIGFMTKFTIILLLLIIIFFTFLTGYTTVTGNVTDCGCFGDFLPLEPWQSFLKDIVLLIFIAVLYIGQKHIKPLLPSAASNPLMGIVFILSTLYCFSNFYTDLPQFDFRPYAVGKNIPEQIPEYMPEDKRPVYEFIFIYENPETGEKKEFDMANLPGAPWEYVDRVDKLVSGEEGKIINFRTTDEFGNEVREDLLFDENYSFMVVAWDLNKTRSRVFEEKINPLAEKAQDAGYHFYALASNSRESIEEFRHEHQAAFPFYEGDPIFLKTIIRSNPGLLVLKNGTVKGKWHHRRIPDFEKIQQEYLK
- a CDS encoding ABC transporter permease, producing MLNYLLKRLGYGILVLFGVVVIVFFLFNVLPVDPARLTLGQRADVSSIEAIRKEHGFDKPLPVQFLMYLGDLMPVWVHGSSPEEKEKYGYAALFQVGGEKALVVKWPYLRRSIQTGRPVSEILAEKIPPTMILAITAILLASFVGIFLGIIAAINHNKFIDNAAVTLSIIGISQPSYFSGIILALLFGFLWHDYTGLNHVGSLFELNDYGEDIIVWKNLILPAIALGIRPIAIITQLTRSSMLEVLSQDYIRTAKAKGLAFSKILYKHSLKNALNPVITSVSGWFAALLAGAYFVEIIFDFKGLGYETVRALMNFDFPVAMGSVLFTAAAFVLINILVDIIYAILDPRIRVG